A genomic stretch from Prionailurus bengalensis isolate Pbe53 chromosome E2, Fcat_Pben_1.1_paternal_pri, whole genome shotgun sequence includes:
- the ECH1 gene encoding delta(3,5)-Delta(2,4)-dienoyl-CoA isomerase, mitochondrial codes for MAVSLRFRDLLIRRLMAPTPQGLSLSLRPMSSNAQEEAPKEAPDHSYESLRVTAAQKHILHVQLNRPEKRNAINRACWREMVECFSKIAQDPDCRAVVISGAGKLFTSGIDLMDMASDILQPQGDDVARISWQLRNLISRYQESFNVIEKCPKPVIAAIHGACIGAGVDLVTACDIRYCAQDAFFQVKEVDIGLAADVGTLQRLPKVIGNQSLVNELAFTSRKMMADEALGSGLVSRVFPNKEDMLEAAFTLAEEISTKSPVAVQSTKVNLIYSRNHSVAESLNYMATWNMSMLQTQDIVKSVQATLEKKDLKSVNFSKL; via the exons ATGGCGGTTTCTCTCAGGTTCCGAGATCTGCTGATACGGC GCCTGATGGCTCCCACTCCTCAGGGTCTCAGCCTTAGCCTTCGCCCCATGAGCTCCAACGCACAAGAAGAGGCCCCCAAAGAAGCGCCAGACCACAGCTATGAGTCCCTTCGAGTGACCGCTGCTCAGAAACACATTCTCCACGTGCAGCTCAACCGGCCTGAGAAGAGAAATGCCATCAACAGGGCCTGCTGGAG AGAGATGGTGGAGTGCTTCAGCAAGATAGCGCAAGACCCTGACTGCCGGGCTGTGGTGATCTCTGGTGCAGGAAAACTGTTCACTTCAG GCATCGACCTCATGGACATGGCTTCGGATATCCTCCAGCCCCAAGGAGATGATGTGGCCCGCATCAGCTGGCAGCTCCGTAACCTCATCAGCAGATACCAAGAGAGCTTCAATGTCATCGAGAAG TGCCCTAAACCGGTGATCGCCGCCATCCACGGGGCCTGTATTGGTGCGG GCGTGGACCTCGTCACTGCTTGTGACATCCGGTACTGTGCCCAGGATGCTTTCTTCCAGGTGAAG GAGGTGGACATAGGTTTGGCAGCTGATGTGGGAACGCTGCAGCGACTGCCCAAAGTCATCGGAAACCAGAG CCTGGTCAACGAACTGGCCTTCACTTCCCGCAAGATGATGGCTGATGAGGCCCTGGGCAGTGGTCTGGTCAG CCGGGTGTTCCCAAACAAGGAGGACATGCTTGAGGCAGCCTTCACCCTGGCGGAAGAGATTTCCACCAAGAGCCCCGTGGCAGTGCAGAGCACCAAAGTCAACCTGATCTACTCCCGCAACCATTCCGTGGCCGAGAGTCTCAACTACATG GCCACCTGGAACATGAGCATGCTGCAAACCCAGGACATCGTTAAGTCTGTCCAGGCTACACTGGAGAAGAAGGACCTGAAGAGCGTGAACTTCTCCAAGCTCTGA
- the HNRNPL gene encoding heterogeneous nuclear ribonucleoprotein L isoform X6, with protein sequence MPKKRQALVEFEDVLGACNAVNYAADNQIYIAGHPAFVNYSTSQKISRPGDSDDSRSVNSVLLFTILNPIYSITTDVLYTICNPCGPVQRIVIFRKNGVQAMVEFDSVQSAQRAKASLNGADIYSGCCTLKIEYAKPTRLNVFKNDQDTWDYTNPNLSGQGDPGSNPNKRQRQPPLLGDHPAEYGGPHGGYHSHYHDEGYGPPPPHYEGRRMGPPVGGHRRGPSRYGPQYGHPPPPPPPPEYGPHADSPVLMVYGLDQSKMNCDRVFNVFCLYGNVEKVKFMKSKPGAAMVEMADGYAVDRAITHLNNNFMFGQKLNVCVSKQPAIMPGQSYGLEDGSCSYKDFSESRNNRFSTPEQAAKNRIQHPSNVLHFFNAPLEVTEENFFEICDELGVKRPSSVKVFSGKSERSSSGLLEWESKSDALETLGFLNHYQMKNPNGPYPYTLKLCFSTAQHAS encoded by the exons ATGCCTAAAAAGAGACAAGCGTTGGTGGAGTTTGAAGATGTGCTGGGGGCCTGCAACGCTGTGAACTACGCAGCCGACAACCAAATCTACATTGCTGGCCACCCAGCTTTCGTCAATTACTCTACCAGCCAGAAGATCTCCCGCCCCGGGGACTCGGACGACTCCCGGAGCGTCAACAGCGTGCTTCTCTTTACCATCCTGAACCCGATCTATTCAATTACCACG GATGTTCTTTATACTATCTGCAATCCTTGTGGCCCCGTCCAGAGAATTGTTATTTTCCGGAAGAATGGCGTCCAGGCCATGGTGGA ATTTGATTCTGTGCAGAGTGCCCAGCGGGCCAAAGCCTCGCTCAACGGGGCTGACATTTATTCGGGCTGTTGCACTCTGAAGATCGAATATGCAAAG CCTACACGCTTGAATGTGTTCAAGAACGATCAGGATACTTGGGACTACACAAACCCCAATCTCAGTGGACAAG GTGACCCTGGCAGCAACCCTAACAAACGCCAGAGACAGCCCCCTCTCCTGGGAGATCACCCCGCAGAATATG gaGGGCCCCACGGTGGGTACCACAGCCATTACCATGATGAGGGCTACGGGCCCCCCCCACCTCACTACGAAGGGAGAAGGATGGGCCCACCAGTGGGGGGTCACCGCCGGGGCCCAAGTCGCTACGGCCCCCAGTAtgggcaccccccaccccctcccccaccacccgaGTATGGCCCCCACGCCGACAGCCCTGTGCTCATGGTCTATGGCTTGGATCAATCTAAGATGAACTGTGATCGGGTCTTCAATGTCTTCTGCTTGTATGGCAACGTGGAGAAG GTGAAATTCATGAAAAGCAAGCCGGGGGCCGCCATGGTGGAAATGGCTGACGGCTATGCTGTGGACCGAGCCATCACTCACCTCAATAACAACTTCATGTTCGGGCAGAAGCTGAACGTCTG TGTCTCCAAGCAACCAGCCATCATGCCCGGGCAGTCATACGGGCTGGAAGACGGGTCCTGCAGTTACAAAGACTTCAGCGAGTCCAGGAACAATCGGTTCTCTACTCCAGAGCAGGCAGCCAAGAACCGCATCCAGCACCCGAGCAACGTGCTACACTTCTTCAATGCCCCTCTGGAGGTGACCGAGGAGAATTTCTTCGAG ATCTGCGATGAGCTGGGAGTGAAACGGCCGTCTTCTGTGAAAGTATTCTCAGGCAAAA GTGAGCGCAGCTCCTCGGGGCTGCTGGAGTGGGAATCCAAGAGCGACGCCCTGGAGACTTTGGGCTTCCTGAATCATTACCAGATGAAAAACCCAA ATGGTCCGTACCCTTACACCCTGAAGTTGTGTTTCTCCACCGCTCAGCACGCCTCCTAA
- the HNRNPL gene encoding heterogeneous nuclear ribonucleoprotein L isoform X5 produces the protein MPKKRQALVEFEDVLGACNAVNYAADNQIYIAGHPAFVNYSTSQKISRPGDSDDSRSVNSVLLFTILNPIYSITTDVLYTICNPCGPVQRIVIFRKNGVQAMVEFDSVQSAQRAKASLNGADIYSGCCTLKIEYAKPTRLNVFKNDQDTWDYTNPNLSGQGDPGSNPNKRQRQPPLLGDHPAEYGEGRGFPSVDSRGSCAPARRPPRKFSPVLPLFPSHPPGGPHGGYHSHYHDEGYGPPPPHYEGRRMGPPVGGHRRGPSRYGPQYGHPPPPPPPPEYGPHADSPVLMVYGLDQSKMNCDRVFNVFCLYGNVEKVKFMKSKPGAAMVEMADGYAVDRAITHLNNNFMFGQKLNVCVSKQPAIMPGQSYGLEDGSCSYKDFSESRNNRFSTPEQAAKNRIQHPSNVLHFFNAPLEVTEENFFEICDELGVKRPSSVKVFSGKSERSSSGLLEWESKSDALETLGFLNHYQMKNPNGPYPYTLKLCFSTAQHAS, from the exons ATGCCTAAAAAGAGACAAGCGTTGGTGGAGTTTGAAGATGTGCTGGGGGCCTGCAACGCTGTGAACTACGCAGCCGACAACCAAATCTACATTGCTGGCCACCCAGCTTTCGTCAATTACTCTACCAGCCAGAAGATCTCCCGCCCCGGGGACTCGGACGACTCCCGGAGCGTCAACAGCGTGCTTCTCTTTACCATCCTGAACCCGATCTATTCAATTACCACG GATGTTCTTTATACTATCTGCAATCCTTGTGGCCCCGTCCAGAGAATTGTTATTTTCCGGAAGAATGGCGTCCAGGCCATGGTGGA ATTTGATTCTGTGCAGAGTGCCCAGCGGGCCAAAGCCTCGCTCAACGGGGCTGACATTTATTCGGGCTGTTGCACTCTGAAGATCGAATATGCAAAG CCTACACGCTTGAATGTGTTCAAGAACGATCAGGATACTTGGGACTACACAAACCCCAATCTCAGTGGACAAG GTGACCCTGGCAGCAACCCTAACAAACGCCAGAGACAGCCCCCTCTCCTGGGAGATCACCCCGCAGAATATGGTGAGGGCAGGGGGTTCCCCTCCGTGGACTCCCGTGGCTCATGTGCCCctgcccgccgcccgccgcgcaAATTCTCACCcgtcctccctctctttccttcccaccccccaggaGGGCCCCACGGTGGGTACCACAGCCATTACCATGATGAGGGCTACGGGCCCCCCCCACCTCACTACGAAGGGAGAAGGATGGGCCCACCAGTGGGGGGTCACCGCCGGGGCCCAAGTCGCTACGGCCCCCAGTAtgggcaccccccaccccctcccccaccacccgaGTATGGCCCCCACGCCGACAGCCCTGTGCTCATGGTCTATGGCTTGGATCAATCTAAGATGAACTGTGATCGGGTCTTCAATGTCTTCTGCTTGTATGGCAACGTGGAGAAG GTGAAATTCATGAAAAGCAAGCCGGGGGCCGCCATGGTGGAAATGGCTGACGGCTATGCTGTGGACCGAGCCATCACTCACCTCAATAACAACTTCATGTTCGGGCAGAAGCTGAACGTCTG TGTCTCCAAGCAACCAGCCATCATGCCCGGGCAGTCATACGGGCTGGAAGACGGGTCCTGCAGTTACAAAGACTTCAGCGAGTCCAGGAACAATCGGTTCTCTACTCCAGAGCAGGCAGCCAAGAACCGCATCCAGCACCCGAGCAACGTGCTACACTTCTTCAATGCCCCTCTGGAGGTGACCGAGGAGAATTTCTTCGAG ATCTGCGATGAGCTGGGAGTGAAACGGCCGTCTTCTGTGAAAGTATTCTCAGGCAAAA GTGAGCGCAGCTCCTCGGGGCTGCTGGAGTGGGAATCCAAGAGCGACGCCCTGGAGACTTTGGGCTTCCTGAATCATTACCAGATGAAAAACCCAA ATGGTCCGTACCCTTACACCCTGAAGTTGTGTTTCTCCACCGCTCAGCACGCCTCCTAA
- the LGALS4 gene encoding galectin-4: MAYVPAPGYQPTYNPTLPYNKPIPGGLCIGMSVYIQGVASEHMKRFSVNFVAGQHSGSDIAFHFNPRFDGWDKVVFNSMQGGKWGSEEKKRSMPFRKGTAFELVFMVQAEHYKVVVNGNPFYEFGHRLPLQMVTHLQVDGDLELQSINFIGGNPPPSQGPGHTQQLPSNLPTMEGPPIFNPPVPFRRILQEGLTARRTIIVKGFIPPTGKSFAINFIVGSTGDIALHINSRLTEDTVVRNSYLNGSWGSEEKKISYNPFGPGKFFDLSIRCGIDRFKVYANGQHLFDYSHRFSTFQNVDVLEIQGDINLSYIQI, translated from the exons ATGGCCTATGTCCCTGCACCCGGCTACCAGCCCACCTACAACCCG ACTCTGCCCTACAACAAGCCCATCCCGGGTGGTCTCTGCATCGGAATGTCTGTTTACATCCAAGGAGTGGCTAGCGAGCACATGAAGAG GTTCTCCGTGAACTTCGTGGCAGGGCAGCACTCGGGGTCAGATATCGCCTTCCACTTCAATCCCCGCTTCGATGGCTGGGACAAGGTGGTCTTCAACTCCATGCAAGGTGGCAAATGGGGCagtgaggagaagaaaaggagcatGCCCTTCCGCAAGGGCACCGCCTTTGAGCTGGTGTTCATGGTCCAGGCCGAGCACTACAAG gtGGTGGTAAATGGAAATCCCTTCTATGAGTTTGGGCACCGGCTGCCCCTGCAGATGGTCACCCACCTGCAAGTGGATGGGGACCTGGAGCTTCAATCAATCAATTTCATTGGTGGCAACCCCCCGCCAAGCCAG GGTCCTGGACACACCCAGCAACTGCCAAGTAACCTGCCT ACCATGGAGGGACCCCCAATCTTCAACCCG CCCGTGCCATTCAGGAGGATCTTGCAAGAGGGGCTTACAGCCCGAAGAACCATCATAGTCAAGGGTTTTATACCCCCTACAGGCAAGAG cTTTGCGATCAACTTCATCGTGGGGTCCACAGGGGACATCGCTCTGCACATTAACTCCCGTCTGACTGAGGATACCGTGGTCCGGAACAGCTACCTGAATGGTTCATGGGGATCCGAGGAGAAGAAGATCTCCTACAACCCATTTGGTCCTGGGAAATTCTTTGAT CTGTCCATTCGCTGTGGCATAGATCGCTTCAAGGTTTACGCCAACGGCCAGCACCTCTTCGACTATTCCCATCGCTTCTCGACCTTCCAGAACGTGGACGTCTTAGAGATCCAGGGTGATATCAACTTGTCCTATATCCAGATCTGA
- the LOC122494089 gene encoding galectin-7-like produces MAGSSNVPHKMSLPEGIRVGTVMRIRGVVPEKAGRFYVNLLCGEGPGGEAALHFNPRLDESTVVFNSLEQGTWGREERGSGIPFQHGQPFDVLLIATEEGFKAVVGDSEYHHFRYRIPPARVRLLEVGGDLQLQSVKIF; encoded by the exons ATGGCGGGAAGCTCT AACGTGCCCCACAAGATGTCGCTGCCCGAGGGCATCCGGGTGGGCACCGTGATGAGGATTCGCGGCGTCGTCCCGGAAAAGGCCGGCAG GTTCTATGTGAACCTGCTGTGCGGCGAGGGGCCGGGCGGGGAGGCTGCCCTCCATTTCAACCCGCGGCTGGACGAGTCCACGGTGGTCTTCAACAGCCtggagcagggcacctggggccGGGAGGAGCGCGGCTCAGGCATTCCCTTCCAGCATGGGCAGCCCTTCGACGTGCTCCTCATCGCCACCGAAGAAGGGTTCAAG GCGGTGGTCGGCGACTCGGAGTACCACCACTTCCGCTACCGGATCCCGCCGGCGCGCGTGCGCCTCCTGGAGGTGGGCGGGGACCTGCAGCTGCAGTCGGTGAAGATCTTCTGA